The following DNA comes from Miscanthus floridulus cultivar M001 chromosome 5, ASM1932011v1, whole genome shotgun sequence.
CTTAAATATTTAGTTAATCAAAGCGACAAAGGCCATGCTTGAATCCCATGATCTAAAGTTTAGTTTGCTAAAGTTAAgggctaaactttagaccatctTAGCTTATTTATATGGTCTAATGAACTAATGACCTTTTTGTGAGGTTGGCTAATTTTTTAACCATGTGATTCAAACAGTGCCAAAGTATCAATAGATTTAACGTTGCAAGTACTTTACATCAAAAATATGCTAAACATGTCATTCATTCCTAGCCATTTGTATAAATATTCAGAGTAGGTGAATGGTTAAACATCGAATAGGAAAGTCAAAGCCATTGATTATTCTAAAGCTGGCGCCACTACTTAATTTCTCGTGTCTTCTTAaaagatactccctccattccaaattataagtcatttgaactttttttagagagtcaaagcatctcaattttgatcaaaattatatatagaaataaagatttatgacatcaaatagatacaatatgaaaatataattaatgaagaatctagtAATGCTTAGTTGATATtatataaatgttattattttattatataaatttggtcaagcgAGATattgactctccaagaaagttaAAATGACTTATGAGTATTTCTTTTCGTGGTACATGACTACTTGATTCTCCAGCTCTTGTTTAGCTGAGATGGAGTGGGAGGGCATTAAATATCTCGGTGCATGTTAATAACAAAATTCGGGAACTAGGTAAGGGTGAACGAACACTCGTAACAAATGACGAGTTGTACAAACTATTCCAACAAAACTAGGCAATGGTGAGCCAACACCGGGCCAACAATCGCAGGTAAATCTTTTGTTGATATCAAGGGTGTGCATTGACATAAACTTGAAATTCCAAATTTAAACTGCCCTCGAGTGCATTTGTTAGGATAAGATAGCTCGGCAGTGGTACCATCCTTTAATATAATAACGAATTGCATAAATATAAATAATTCACATACCATAAAATATTACTATGCGCAATGTCCACTGATCACAATTACTCCTCGGTAGCGTAGTACTGCGGGGCGAGCTCAGCCAGCCACAAGGGGTCAATACGGGTCAGGTTCTTGACATAATTCTGTGTCGTCCGAACTAGCTCGTTGAAGATGACACAGTCGGGCTTGGTCCTGAAAAGCACGGATGAAGGGTGGATCTGCACGCTCTGGCCAGTTGCAAGGGCCCTGCCAAACAACAGCTTAAACATTGAATATGGGGAGAATCGTAGTCATCATCACAATCTTAACATGCATCATTCTTCAAGTTTTGGTTGGTGTAATCTAAGTCCCAGATTAGTTTAGGACATTAGTCTTTGTTCAAGATGCAGGGAAAAGATACCCATGAGGCCATGAGGGGCATTCGGAATGAAAACATATAACATGGAACGATACCTGTATGATCCATCTGGCTGTCGCATCGCTGCATTCAGGAAGAAAGCAGAGGTAAGGCATCTCCGAAACAGAACCATGTCATCTCCACATGATGATAGGTTCAGTCCCATTTGTTGGGCATGGCCCTGAATTTGACTGCAAAGAACAGAAAATTGCTATGTCAAATTGCAGCATAAATGGTATTAAAAAAAAACTGTACAGTCTGACTTTCATGTAGTCATAAAGTCAAAAACAGTCCTAAAAGTCTAAAACGTAAGTCTTCCATTTCGTTTTTTACATAAATGATATTCAAATCTGATTTTCATAGCTCAATCCCTCGAACCATAATAAAACCAAACTACCCTCCCCTTGTTTTGCAATTCAATGTTTTCATGTGTGCAGCCAGGTTGAGCATATATAGATCATGTATAATTAATGTTGACACAAAATTTCATGGCAGAATTGACCATACGCCTTCTGTGGAAAAAGGTGTTCTGTCTTTTTGTAgagcaggtcgtgggttcgaagcagcctctccgcagattttgcgggggaaaggcttgtctcggtttatcccttccccagaccccactcatgtgggagactccggcactgggtctgccctttttttttgtctttttgtACAGCTCACATATGATCAAATTTATCCTTTTTTTTGTCAAAATAAATGATAAGTAATTTGACTTTTTTTGTGTACCTGACATATGGTCAAGTTTTTCCACAACACTGTCTAAAAGAATATATTTTTTCACTATTTAAAAATTTACAATTGTGTTTTGAAAATGGGGTGTATGTACACACACAAAAAAGACAAAATACTTATCTTTACCCCTCTTTCGCAATGATTTGCCTACTTCATTAGGACACACCTACAATAGTTTTTCTGTACAAGTACTGTCAAGCAAATGGAGAAGAAACTAGAAACTAACCTGTGAACATCACGAGCATGTCTTAGAGAGCGGTAATTGATAAAGTTTTCCCTGCACCACCTGTTCAAAGCCTTTTCCATTGTTTTCtctttggcatttgcatttctgCTCTTCTCCAAGCATTCTGCAGCTGCTCGATAGACATTTACCAATGTGATATGGTCTCCTTCGGAGCTTTCGAAACCTTTCCTGGCAGCTCTTGCCTATAGAACAATAAAGTAAATGGGTCAATTGTTGCACTAATAGAAGTGAGTAACACACTGATGTCATGCTGATCACAAAACACATTGAGTTTCTTTATCTTGTGTCCAACAGGGAAAGGGTAGCACAAAGGAAATGTGAGCAAAAATAGATTGAAGGATATGCTTATTTATCATTAAGCAAATGGTAAATCATGATTTAGGTCTAAAGGTACTTTTTTAGCCTAACAACAAAGACCATCAATTTTCATGTACGTCTTGTAATAAATTTGATGGTACTAATTTTTTTCACATGCCTAATCTAAATGGCTGTTCACAGATTAGCGGTGAAACTTAAGTTTGACCACTCAAATTCTAGAGTGCTATATATGATATATATTTCTGAATGGAGTACATTTTTCTTCTAGAGTTTGCCTACTGGCACTTATCTCCCAGTTCCCACTACCAACAAGCTACTAACAGGAGTATTTGACGAAAAGTATGCCccgaaacaacaaaacaacaccTGTTTGCAAAGCAAATACAGCCCCCTAAAATAAATGAACCAGAGGGAATAACTCCAACAATATCAGATAAGAACCCAATTGTGACAAACATTTTACAAACTGCCAGTAATTCAAATGGATACCTCTTCTAACTTCTCACGCAAGGAGAAGAAAATTGATTCCACTGAAAGCATAGATACAACAATGAGCATTTCTTCCAAGCACTTGAATTTGCTTGATGCTATTAATGCCTTGGAGTACATTGGATCCAAAGGCAGCCTAGCCATCTGATGACCAACTGGATCTGAGAGCTTATAACCATCAGTCAGAGCCCCTAGTAAGATCAACTGCTCCAGTGATTTCAAAATAGCAGTCCTGTAGTAGGTTGGACACCAATAAGCAAATACTCAGCACTGATATAAAGCAACAAGCTATTTAACTTATAATTACTGAGAAGCCTCTAGGTAAAAACTTCAGCTTAGTTGTTTCTATTAGGTGTTACCACTGCAGGAGTGCAGATCATAAGGTTCATAAAGAAGTCTAGGTAAGGGGTTTTCTTTACCTATAAAGTTAAAGCTTGGGTACATGTGTCAAGCAATAAAATACATCAAATACAATAACATAAATTGCATCCTCTCATCACTGATATTGAATTCCCCTGGAGACAGTAATAGTCCAGTATAAAATTCAAGAACAAAAACACACAGAGTAAAAATGACTCAGAGCATTTTCTTTTACATAGAAGCAGCCTTAAAAAAAAGTTACCTTGATGGTTTCTCCATAAAATCGAAACCTATGATGTCATCAATTCCAAGAGCCTTGAGTTGCAGAACAACATTTGAGAGGTTACACCGCTTGATCTCAGGCACAGTAGAATCCACCAGTTTATCAAACTCACTTTCTTGGAACAATCGGAAGCACTTCCCTGGTCCCTCGCGTCCAGCACGACCACTAAGGGTACAATGAGGATGTTAGAAAGGCATGCAAATAAAAAGGGACAAgtattgatttatttggttgagtatcTGCGAAGTGCCCATATGACTTATTAGCAGAACCATATGCAACAGATATAAGAAATAAGATACAGAACACTCAGTCATCACATGGAGATTCATTCTACCACTACCCCATGCGCATGCTGACAACCGCCCCTTAATAGACTGCATGAACTCTGTGACCTCATATTTAGGCatgaaaaataaaaaagcaaGATACATATACCTCCTTTGAAGAGCCTGTGCTTTAGAGACTGGGATGATAATTAGCGATTCCATTCCAGTCACAGGATTGTAAGCACGAGCTTTTACCATCCCAGGATCTATGACATATTTGATGCCAGGTATTGTTACTGACGTCTCAGCAATATTTGTAGCTAGAACTACCTAGCAGAGGCAAATCAGCAAAAAAGTCAAACTTGCTTAACAGACTGTGGTGCGGGACTTTCAAGAGTAAGTGCAACACTGAAAATGGTTACAAAGGAAAACAAATTACTAAATGAACCTTGGAGAAGATTGAATCTGCATGGGAAGAAGAACAGAACACGAAAACAGGACTATCTTATTAAAAGTATAATTTTAGTCACAAACACCAATATTCAAGAACAGTAGCCTAAAACAAATGTAAAAAATTTCATTCGCACCTAATATTATGGCCTTTGTGAGTGTACATGTAAGGAAAAGAATTAAAATGTTCTAATGTCcccttctgctgggtttcaactctagcctaccccaacttgtttgggacttaaaggctttgttgttgttgttgctgctgctgttgttgtAATGTCCCCTAATCTAGCCTACAATGGCTGAGATAAGAAGACTAGTAATGGCTAGGATATTGCCATTCTAACACTTTGGTTCATAGTGACCTTAAAGTGTGCTCTTTTCACATTTATTAGGGGCAAGCAAAATGATCAAATGACATTTAACAGTTTTCATTTTAAAGTTGATCTTGATTACAACATTGTTTACCCAGAGGACAAACAATAGCAAGATCAATTCTGTATTTCACTTTATAACGGCAAGATCAATCCTGTACTCAGGGTTTTCCTAccccttcctcttcttttttAATACAAAGATACGCAGCTCTCGTTGAGGGAAAAAATGGCATTAGTTAACAAAAGGTCACGTAGCGTATAGTAGTATCGCGTTAGCACTAAAGGAACCTACAGACATTTTTGGAATATGAAACACGTGCAGAGCTTTGTTTAAAGCTAGCAAAGGATTTTCAGATAGACTATCAATATATGGACATTACTAATCATCCATCTGATTATAGAGGGCAtggtttcatgcccagaaggtcaacaatggaagccattttcttaataagacaagttatggagcggtatagggagaagaaggacctacacatggtttttatcgacttggagaaggcttatgataaaataccaaggaatgttatgtggtgggctttggataaacataaagtcccaacgaagtacgtcgggctcattaaggacatgtacaacaatgttgtgactagtgtttgaacaagtgatggagacacgaatgacttcccgattaggataggactacatcaagggccagctttgagcccttatctgtttgcattagtgatggatgaggtcacaagggacatacaaggggacatcccttggtgtatgcttttcgcggacgatgtagtgctagttgatgaaagtcggacaggagtgaatcagaaactggagttatggcgggaaaatttggagtccaaaggttttagactcagtagaactaaaactgagtatatgagatgtgacttcggcactactactcgggaggaggaagatattagtttggaaggtcaagtagtgcctaggaaggatacatttcgatatttaggatcaatgctacagagagacggggatattgatgaagatgttagccatagaatcaaagcagggtggatgaagtggcgccaagcatctggtatcctatgtgacaaaagggtaccatagaagctaaaaggcaaattttataggacggcgattagatctgctatgttgtatggtgcagaatgttggcctacgaagagacgacatgttcaacagataagtgtcgcggaaatgcgtatgttgcgttggatttgcggtcatacaagaatggatcgagttcggaatgatgatatacgtgatagattaggggtagcaccaattgaagaaaagcttgtccaacaccggttgagatgatttggacatgtccaacggagacctccagaggcaccggtgcgtagtggaatcctaagccataatattaacgtgaagagaggcagaggaagaccgaagttgacttgggtagaggcaataaaaggagacttgaaaggatggaatatacccaaagacttagcaatagataggagtgcttggaaaataactattcacgtgcctgaaccttgattgcttctgctgggtttcaactctagcctaccccaacttgtttgggatttaaaggctttgttgttgttgttgttgttgttgatagaTGACAACTAATTAACTGCAGAAAAATGAAATAATTGACCTTAATCTCCATGTAACAAGAAGGTTTCATCAACTAGGAAAACAAACAACACTATATGATTCCTTCATAAAAAATGTTTAATCCATGATACTCCCTCTGTTTCCATATATAGGCCATTTTAGACTTGtgaataaagatttaaggaagaggGTCAAACAACCTTGGTGACCTTCATTTATACTGCGTTGGGAAGATGGCTTATTCATTTGTGAGAGGTAGTGACATTTATTAAGCAGGGGAAAGGAGGGAAGCAAAGGGTAAGAAGTGTATATTAGTTCTAGGATGACCTGTATTTAGAGAATACTTGAGAAGGCTAAAATGACCTAGATTTGTAATCTGAGGTAGTAGCGTATAAAAACAAAAATGGAGCTATGCAATTCTTCTAAGAAGGATCCTATTAAAACATGACGAGTTCAGTTCCATCAGTACACAATTGATGTT
Coding sequences within:
- the LOC136453958 gene encoding pre-mRNA-splicing factor ATP-dependent RNA helicase DEAH10-like, producing the protein MPSFSSGASPQKQQQFARWRQLIRQQRKSLPIASVEKRLVEEVRKNDTLIIVGETGSGKTTQLPQFLYDGGFCQDGKVIGITQPRRVAAVTVAKRVAEECNDQLGKKVGYSIRFDDSTSNATRIKYMTDGLLLREALLDPLLSKYSVIIVDEAHERTVHTDVLLGLLKKVQHSRANANKNGKTLPDVQGHSQNLTLKECQGIRCAPLKLIIMSASLDAKCFSDYFGGAKAVHIQGRQYPVDILYTYQPESDYMDATLVTIFQIHLEEGPGDILAFLTGQEEIESLERLIHERARLFPPERSKIWVTPIYSSLPSEQQMNAFKPAPAGTRKVVLATNIAETSVTIPGIKYVIDPGMVKARAYNPVTGMESLIIIPVSKAQALQRSGRAGREGPGKCFRLFQESEFDKLVDSTVPEIKRCNLSNVVLQLKALGIDDIIGFDFMEKPSRTAILKSLEQLILLGALTDGYKLSDPVGHQMARLPLDPMYSKALIASSKFKCLEEMLIVVSMLSVESIFFSLREKLEEARAARKGFESSEGDHITLVNVYRAAAECLEKSRNANAKEKTMEKALNRWCRENFINYRSLRHARDVHSQIQGHAQQMGLNLSSCGDDMVLFRRCLTSAFFLNAAMRQPDGSYRALATGQSVQIHPSSVLFRTKPDCVIFNELVRTTQNYVKNLTRIDPLWLAELAPQYYATEE